Proteins encoded by one window of Bactrocera oleae isolate idBacOlea1 chromosome 4, idBacOlea1, whole genome shotgun sequence:
- the GrlHz gene encoding uncharacterized protein GrlHz, whose translation MFPLPSVRCNSEDSLISWSNRNAVAQRSKSVPRMYGCVDTLAASTSASSQISNPLNNFGPNTHCPHSIACAVAGGIAGRGENDVLSAVNVRQHLRQNSDSNAGNNNNHGSHIPYRHHMHQHHVGSPNRYSYSGGAVGTGVGSSSGALLRLSTNRLDPFSAPTTTVGSSLLGDSMTEIVVEDLRHSHEPTSELLDYCKRKFLRPFILVLSLVGVNPIPTDTSKVLCCLNYTQALVVLLILSFGYFLQYLCSYRGDRGFIAHDQDLTNDPSSNATYTVGQLLFGHIFPNALNLSSFISAVIVFKIIDQEQLQNLIERVFLTSLEPRRLCKLLWSYLLCGLVLLAFLFAYTIPSVLLQSRIIQVKWFTGILADWELATKVVLIITLFVQDLVEVIILANYCIQCYLLRIHISSLSHKLLMHSIETTDWMREVLEFHKLLEHLNRHAAVPVCFLTVMNLAYAFAGLIYIFNDLDFHYSALEIVLLNIFNVLLWLLLGVIPFVLAASVTHACQKAQANGHHIRARPFVYHSTSTDDLNSTLLFSSSLQMSAKIFKMPIQPNYLCCALLSISILVLTLGMCLNPSIIGIF comes from the exons ATGTTTCCTTTGCCCAGTGTCCGTTGTAACTCTGAGGACTCACTCATCAGCTGGTCCAATCGAAATGCTGTGGCTCAGCGCAGCAAGAGCGTGCCGCGTATGTACGGTTGTGTGGACACCTTAGCGGCGAGCACCAGTGCATCATCTCAAATCAGTAATCCGCTCAACAACTTTGGTCCCAACACGCATTGTCCGCATAGTATTGCATGTGCAGTGGCTGGCGGCATAGCGGGCAGAGGAGAGAATGATGTTTTATCAGCAGTGAATGTGCGGCAGCATTTAAGACAAAATAGTGATAGCAATGcgggtaacaacaacaaccatggCAGTCATATTCCATACCGTCATCATATGCATCAGCATCATGTGGGCTCACCGAACCGTTATAGCTACAGTGGTGGCGCTGTTGGTACGGGTGTTGGGAGTAGCTCTGGCGCTCTTTTGCGTTTATCAACAAATCGGCTAGATCCATTctcagcaccaacaacaactgtGGGTTCGTCGCTGCTCGGCGATAGCATGACTGAGATTGTT GTAGAAGACTTGCGGCACTCACATGAGCCAACTTCTGAGTTGCTCGACTATTGCAAACGCAAG TTTCTGCGTCCTTTTATTTTAGTCCTATCGCTTGTCGGTGTAAATCCTATACCAACAGATACGTCCAAAGTACTTTGCTGCTTAAACTATACACAGGCGCTGGTGGTGTTACTGATACTATCCTTTGGATATtttctacaatatttatgttcatatcg TGGCGATCGCGGTTTTATTGCGCACGATCAAGACCTCACAAACGATCCCAGCTCCAATGCCACCTATACCGTTGGTCAACTGTTGTTCGGTCATATTTTCCCAAATGCGCTAAATCTATCTAGTTTTATATCGGCtgtaattgttttcaaaataatcgATCAAGAGCAATTGCAGAATCTAATCGAACGTGTGTTTCTCACTAGCTTGGAACCACGCCGTTTATGTAAACTACTATGGTCATATTTGTTATGTGGATTGGTGTTGTTGGCCTTCCTCTTTGCGTACACAATTCCTTCGGTGCTTTTGCAGTCGCGCATCATACAAGTGAAATGGTTTACTGGCATACTGGCAGACTGGGAGCTGGCGACTAAG GTTGTCTTGATCATCACGCTTTTTGTGCAGGACTTAGTGGAAGTGATAATTCTCGCCAACTACTGCATTCAATGTTATTTGCTACGTATACATATTTCCTCGCTGTCGCATAAACTTTTAATGCATTCCATTGAGACCACCGATTGGATGCgg gAGGTCCTAGAATTTCACAAGTTATTGGAGCATCTCAACCGCCATGCTGCTGTGCCGGTGTGCTTTTTAACCGTTATGAATTTAGCATATGCATTTGCTGgtctaatatatattttcaacgaTTTGGATTTTCATTATTCTGCTTTGGAAATAGtccttttgaatattttcaacgTACTACTTTGGCTTCTACTGGGCGTCATACCATTTGTGTTGGCCGCTTCTGTAACGCATGCGTGCCAAAAGGCACAGGCTAACGGTCATCATATTCGTGCACGTCCTTTTGTGTATCACAGCACGTCGACGGATGATTTGAACTCTACACTGTTGTTTTCATCGTCTTTACAAATGtcagcaaaaatttttaaaatgccaATACAACCGAATTATCTTTGTTGTGCGCTATTGTCTATATCGATACTGGTTCTAACTCTGGGTATGTGCCTTAACCCCTCAATTAtaggtattttttaa